A window of Drosophila sulfurigaster albostrigata strain 15112-1811.04 chromosome X, ASM2355843v2, whole genome shotgun sequence genomic DNA:
GACAAATCATGCAAAGTCTCAGCTTAGTAGCAACTTCTTCCGTTAGAGATTCTAGGGTCTGTTTCTGTTAGATTCTTAATGTAAATGATGTTGCAACGACTTCTGCTAGATGTTTGCGTCTTTTGCTTTACATTTAGTGACTTAATAGCAACTTCTGTTAGACAAACACGGCAACGTATTTCGCTTACTTGGAATTGCATCAGTTTAGTTGCAGCTTAGAAATAATTATCGATCAACTAGCCCTCTATTTTACTTTTAGCGTTTACCTGAAAGAGCTTCAGCTGAGTAGCAATAACTTCTTTTATACAGAATCAATGTCGCAACCTCTTCCGCTAGACTTATTTACATCTCTTTCTAACACCTTCTGCTTTACTTATAGTTTCCCACTAGCAACTTCTTCCATTAGACAAATCCTGCAATGTCATTAGCTTAGCTtagcagcaaatgcaactgtTAGACACGATCAGCTAGCATTTATTGCtgtcacacatacatatttccGTCTCCCTCTATTTCAGCTTGTGTTTTACTTATATGCAGTTGCTTAGTAGCAACTTCTTCCGTTAGACAAATCAAGCAAAGTCTTCAGCTTAGTAGCAACTTCTTCAGTTAGAGATTCTAGGGTCTGCTTCTGTTAGATTCTTAATGTAAGTGATGTTGCAACGACTTCTGCTAGATGTTTGCTCTACATTTAGTGACTTAGTAGCAACTTCTGTTAGACAAATACGTTGCTGTATTTTGCTTTACTTGAAATTGCATCAGTTTAGTAGCAGCTTATAGATAATTATCGATCAACTAGCAAATGGTTCtgctatatttaaatttcattttattttgcaaaatttagtGCCATAAATACGCtttttcaagtatttttaaatgggaatttaaatttttttaagttattgCTTTGGATGTGCGTTGATAGTTCAACTTTGtttaaaagattttatataattttggtttcaaaatgaatttttgataaattcaCCTTTAATCTGTCAATTGAAGACTTTTAGCCACGAAAATGTGTGTTCACAAAGTGTTTTGCCACTATGCAAATTTGAAGAATGCAGTATAATCTTAGACAAGATGAAAGAACTCATCTACACGAAACCCCAAAACTTTTGCAGCCGTCAATCAATAGTGTGCTGAGTGAAGTTTCAATGTAAACTGACTAACATAAGTATGatgacagtgtgtgtgtgtaagtgagcAACATATGTAGGCATGGAGTATTATAAGCGTTACTAGAGGTCagacaaatattaataaaaaaaagaagtgaacaaacaaagttttgcacaaacagaagagagagaaagaaaaaagtcaaagccaaagacGAAAAGCACACAAAACTGAAGCTCAGCTGTGACGAAGTTTGCGgctcattttaatttgatggaaacttgtgtgttgtgctgctactgctgctgctgctgcttgtgttCGACATGATTATTGATTGAAACTTTCCCCCATTTGATTTGTATCATTTCAGAAGAAGACGAAAGAAGGCAAAAGTCCAGAAGTTGAGTGTTGAACTGAGCGAAGACAAGATGCGTCGCTCCTCATTCACGCCCGTGTTCAATTTGAGCACTCAAGAGCCGTTGATTGTCGTCGAGGAGTCGCATGCCGCCGAGGATGGTGACGATCTGGAGGGCGCCGCCGGCGGGTGTGATCCCACAGCGACCAAGCGGAGTAACAGCGATGATTCCGAGCCGGACTCACCGGTTAATCCGTATCTGCTCTGCCCCTTCCCCGATATGCAGCAGCGACGCAAGCATTCGTTGCCATCGCTGCAAATAACCGAGGGCATTACCGCCAGCCAGGTGCGACGTCTATCGGAGGTGGGCGGCGAGACGGGTGGCCTCAGTCCCAAGGAGGTTGAATTTTTGGCCACGCTATCGCAGAAGGCCAATCCAACCGCAGGCGGTCGCCGGCATTCGGTGGTCACCATATCGGCGGTGCCCCCAACGCTTTTCGGACGCAATCGGCGTGAGTCCATTTCCGCTGTTTCGTTCAGGtaaatgacatttttatttgcctcGCCCAACCGAGTGTGGAGTGGAGCCACTTTAGTCCCAGTAATTGGAAGTTTTGTGCGCCATTAGCGACGGAAGTGCACAGCCAACGGACAacgaacagacagacggacggacagacggacggacagacggacggacagacggacggacagacggacgggtCACAGCATCAGTAAACTCTGTCCAAAAGGAAGAAAAAGAAAGGGAGAAAGCATGACTAAGAGAAAGCGACagcgaaagcgagagagagaacttGAACATGGCTGGGCTTCTTTGACGCTCGCCTAATTGAATTGCGCCGCCGGCTGTTCgatgcttttgcttctgcttctcctTCAGCTTCATCGTTTACTCCGGCTTGGTCTTCGGCCTCGACATCGGCATCGGCTTCTGCTCTGGCTTTTGTGCTGTGCCATCAACAATTCTGATACCCTGGCAATGGCCATTGCGGTGGCCTCCTAATGAGATTGTCATGAAGCTGCCAAGCCCTCAAGTGTCGTTAAAAGGCTCAATCTAAATGCATAACCCCTCAGACAGTTTAATGccatataaattgaaaatacgtatacgcaaaaTACGTTTATACGATGTATGTTAGTCCTATGTTCttatcctcctcctcctcctccatctcatcttcttctccttctttaTGTCCGTGTCGTTATGCGAATTACGGAAAGAacgtaaattgaaaaatcagcACCTTTTCAATAcgatttcaattacaatttctcTCGCATGCTGGCGATCTTCTCATGGCTTTATACTGGTCATAGAAACATTTTGACGACTcaaaaattgatattaaaatgaCAGCGTTAACTtgcaaaattcatattttgttattattttgattgatttcaattttttctgttaatataaataattctaATATAATGAATGTACGTTTCTgtgatttaattattgtttggatatttccttttattttctttgtaacATTGAAGGaaactaattatttattcttgtTCCTAactgttattatttttaaatttggttgTAGATAATAActatagaagttatttaagaaatacttttatataggCAATCACGCCTACTTACGGGtcttagttttagttttaatacTCTATGGaatacatatatcaatataccaaatgtagtcttcggtatattaaattggtatattttagttaataccgaactattttgcttttattcactaTTTATCGGCTAGGTCACAGTCAAACAAACTAGactctagctttcttacttgtttataatttatttttatcatattttgatttaattaagtttaatttaagaagtaaaattattttataaaacacattaatttttagaaaagaaaagatatTAAAGCTTCCTTTAAGTTATATAGAAgttattttgcaaaattattatgtGATGCactgtaaatataattaataaaatatattaaacttaaaagTTATGTCGATGTTagcttttttgctttgctttaagCATAATATCATAGCGAAAAcgaatttacaattatttcttaaacCTTAAGTTTGtattaaagttattttctACAATTATACTTtgatgtattaaaatatattttacttaaaagttatatttataaaattatatagcaaaattatattttgctttaatttaagcTTGATTTAATAGACatttaaaatcgaatttttcCTCTTAAACCTTAAGTTTGTATCAAAGTTATTTTAcacaattatgttttaatttagtaaaatatatttttcttaaattatattttgctttaatttaagtttaatataataaacatacatatattttattcaaaagcgAAAACTCGTTTCATTCAACTTAAACTCGTTGGCATCCAGGGAATTCACGACGACGGagaaaatgagaatgaaaatgaaaatgaattataagcaatatgtatttattgtaatttatattaatttgcttgcAGTGGCAGTCGTCGGGGCAGCGTCATCGCTGGACCACCGTTGACCGATCATCGCGGCAGCATTCACAACTTGCAGCTGGACATTATGGATGGGATTGTGCAGCAGCGCAAGActcgcagcggcagcggcgttTGGGCAGCACCCTTAATCCAGGAGGCGGATAGCAATGTGCCCGTGCAGACATAAGCgattgcagcaacagcagcaacagcaacagaagcgaGCACAAACCACAAGTAatgggcacacacacacacacacgcacacaaacaagtAGAGAAAGTGGAAAAGGAAAGGAAACGGAAATGGATACACGCACAAGACAAAACACGGATGGCGAATTGACGAATTGGCGAGAGCAGCTGGACGAAACAAGC
This region includes:
- the LOC133848120 gene encoding uncharacterized protein LOC133848120; translated protein: MRRSSFTPVFNLSTQEPLIVVEESHAAEDGDDLEGAAGGCDPTATKRSNSDDSEPDSPVNPYLLCPFPDMQQRRKHSLPSLQITEGITASQVRRLSEVGGETGGLSPKEVEFLATLSQKANPTAGGRRHSVVTISAVPPTLFGRNRRESISAVSFSGSRRGSVIAGPPLTDHRGSIHNLQLDIMDGIVQQRKTRSGSGVWAAPLIQEADSNVPVQT